The region AGTACTTTGGAAAAATGGACTTTATGCAGAAAGTGGAATGGGCTGTACTGGTCCAATTATAATGGTAAATGATACAAAACTAGAAAAGGCAACTGATATACTAGCTAAAAGCGGATATATTACAAAAGAATCAACAGTTTGTTAATAAATCATAAAACAAAATATCAAAAGCAAAGAAAATGTAACAATAATTTTGATATTAAAGAAGGATTTTAATAATATATGTAGAATTATATAAAGTGCGTTAAATATATTATTAAAATAAAGGAGGAGTTTTAATTGTCTAAAAAGATAATTGCAGTACTAATGATTGCAGTACTTGCATTCAGCCTTGTAGCATGTACAGATAGTGGCAAATCAGATGAAGGAAAAACAGATGAAGGCAAGGTAGAAAGTGATTTAAAAGTAGCTATGGTTACAGATGTTGGTGGTGTAAATGACCAATCATTTAACCAATCAGCTTGGGAAGGTTTACAACAAGCAGAAAAGGATTTTGGAGTAAAGGTTAGTTATCAAGAATCACATCAAGATGCTGATTTTGTTCCAAATCTAGAAACTCTTGTTGATGCTGAAAATGATATGATTTGGGGAATCGGATTTAAACTTGGTGATGCTATAAAAGAAGCAGCAGAAAAGAATCCAGATACCAAATATGGTATAGTTGACTTTTCATATGGTGATAAGACTCCTGAAAATGTAGTAGGAGTAGTGTTTAAAGCAGAACAACCATCTTTCCTTGTTGGCTACATAGCAGCAAAAATGACTGAAACTGGTACAGTAGGTTTCGTTGGTGGTATGGAAGGGGATGTAATCTGGGGATTTGATTACGGCTTCCACGCAGGTGTTGCTTATGCTAACAAAGTAAATGGAACAGATGTAAAAGTATTAAGACAATATGCTGAATCATTTAATGATGCAGCTAAAGGTAAAGCTATTACAAATAGTATGTATCAACAAGGAGCAGACATAGTATTCCACGCTGCAGGTGGAGTAGGTGATGGTGTTATTGAAGCAGCTAAAGAACAAGGTAAATGGGCTATAGGTGTAGATAGAGACCAAAATTATATGGCACCAGATAATGTTCTTACATCAGCTATGAAGAGAGTAGACCAAGGTATTTATTTAATTGTTAAAGATTTAGCTGATGGGAAGTTCACAGGAGGAGAAACTGTAGTATTAGGTCTTAAGGAAGGTGCTGTTGATATAGCTCCAACATCAGACAAACACGTTCCAAAGGAAATACTAGATGAAGTAGAAGGATTAAAGAAAGATATTATTGATGAAAAAATAGTAGTTCCAGTAAATGAAAAGACATTTGAAGAATACTTAGAAACATTAGAATAGTTATAACAGGCAGCTCAGGCAATATGTCTGAGCTGCTTAAGTATTAGAATAGGAGGTTACCCTATTGAATAATATAGATTTTTCAACCAAAGTTATTGAAATGAAAGGTATAACTAAGAAATTTGGCAATTTTGTAGCAAATGATAATATTGACCTAACAGTTCATAAGGGTGAAATACATGCACTATTAGGAGAAAATGGTGCAGGTAAAACCACTTTAATGAATGTGCTATATGGCTTATATACACCTACATCTGGGGAAATAATGATAAATGGTGAAAAAGTGGAAATAACAAATCCTAATATAGCAATACAACATGGTATTGGTATGGTTCATCAGCATTTTATGTTGGTTGATGTCTTTACTGTAGTAGAAAATATAATGCTAGGTATGGAAACTACAGTTAAGAAAGGTAATTGGGATACTGGTCGCTTAGATGTAAAGAAGGCAAGACAACAAGTAGAAGAATTGTCTAAGAAATATGGATTGTATGTTGATCCAGATGCTAAGATAGAAGATATAACAGTGGGTATGCAACAAAGAGTAGAAATATTAAAAGCACTCTATAGGGGAGCTGACATACTAATATTTGATGAACCTACAGCAGTTCTTACTCCGCAGGAAATTGATGAACTTATAGATATTATGAAAAACTTGACTAGTCAGGGAAAGACGATTATTATCATAACTCATAAATTAAAAGAGATTAAACAATCAGCAGATTTTTGTACAATAATTAGAAGAGGTAAAAAAATTGATACTGTTAAAGTAAGCGAAGTAACAGAAGAAGAGTTAGCTGAAAAAATGGTAGGTAGACAGGTTAATTTTGTGGTTGACAAAAAGGAATTGGAAAAAGGTGAAGTAGTTCTTGATATTGATAATATAGTTGTAAAGGATAATAGAAAGTTAAATGCTGTAGATGGATTATCACTTAAACTTCACGGTGGTGAAATATTAGGTATAGCTGGTATTGATGGAAATGGCCAGAGTGAATTGATTGAAGGTATAACTGGGCTTAGGCCTATTGAATCTGGAAAGGTTATGCTAAAAGGCGAAGATGTTGCCAACTCTACACCAAAACACATTATTGAAAAGGGAATGAGTACGATCCCAGAAGATAGACAGAGAAGGGGATTAGTTCTTGATTTTACAATTGGAGAAAACTTCATATTAGAGAATTACCACAAAGCACCTTTTTCAAAAAATGGAAGATTACAACATCCGCAAATCAGTAAAAATGCAAAGGAATTAATTGAGAAATTTGATGTTAGACCACAAGATGAAAATCAATATGCTAAAGCATTGTCAGGTGGAAATCAACAGAAAGTTATTATTGCAAGAGAAGTGTCAAATGATCCCGATGTATTAATTGCGGCACAGCCTACAAGGGGACTAGATGTAGGTGCAATTGAGTTTGTTCACAAATCTTTAGTAGAACAAAGGGATAGAGGAAAAGCAGTACTTCTCATTTCTTTTGAGTTAGATGAAATAATGAATCTTTCTGATAGAATAGCGGTTATATATGATGGTAAAATTGTTTCTATATTAGATGCAAAAGAAGCAGATGAAAAGACATTAGGATATCTTATGGCTGGAGGAGGTGTAGATGATGAAAGGCAATAAGCTCAAGTTTACTATTATAGCTATACTTTTAGGGCTAGTAATAGGAGCAATAATACTACTAATAACGGGTTATAACCCATTAGAAGCTTATGGAATAATGATAAGAGGAGTATTTGGGAAGCCAAAATTTATATCTTGGACAATTATTAAATCTACACCACTAATATTAACGGGTATTTCAGTAGCTTTTGCTTTTAAAACAGGGCTATTTAATATAGGTGCAGAGGGCCAATTTATTATTGGAGCATTAGTTGCTACACTTGTAGGATATTTTTGGCATTTACCACCAGTTATTCATGCTATTGTAGCATTACTTATGGCTTGTTTAGCAGCAGCAATATGGGGTGGTATAGCTGGTTTACTCAAGTCTAAATTTGGTGTAAATGAAGTTATTACTACTATAATGCTGAATTGGATAGCACTTTATTTTAGTAATTTCATGGTGTTTTGGGATAAATTCAAAAGACCTGAAAGCGAAGCTTCTCAAAAGATTTTAGAATCAGCTAGTATAGGATTACCTGAGAGTTGGAAGGCGTTATTTGGAGGATTTTTTGATGCACCAATAAACTGGGGTTTTTTAATAGCTATATTAGTAGCATTTTATGTAAGACATATATTGAAAAATACTACATTAGGATATGAATTAAGAGCTGTAGGATTTAACAAAGATGCAGCAGAGTATGGTGGTATTAATGTTAAAAAGAATACAGTTATTGCAATGATGATAGCAGGTGGAATAGCAGGTCTTGCAGGAGCTGTTCACGTATTAGGTGTAACTAGAGAAGTATCAATATTGGCTGCTATGGAAGGCAATGGCTTTGATGGTATAGCAGTATCATTAATAGGAGCTAATAATCCTATAGGATGTATATTTGCAGGACTATTATTTGGTGCATTGAAATATGGCGGATACAAGATACAGCCAGGAATGGGAGCACCATCCGAGATAATTAATATAGTTATAGGTATTATTGTATTATTTATAGCTATGCCTAAACTAATAGAAATGTTTAAAATGAGAAGAGTTAAGAAGAGAGGTGAAGAAGTTGAAAGCATTAAATGATTTAGGGTTAATCTTAGGAATAAGTTTAATGTATGCTGCACCATTAATGTATACAGCCCTAGGTGGAGTAATTAGTGAAAACTCTGGAGTTGTAAACATTGGGTTAGAAGGTATGATGACTATTGGAGCCTTTGTTGGTGCAACTGTAGGTTATTATTCAGGAAATCCTTGGCTAGCATTTTTGGCTGCAGGATTGGCTGGAGGTATATTGGCGTTACTTCATGCAATAGCTTGTGTAACTTTTACAGCAGAGCAAGTTGTATCTGGTATTGCTATCAACTTTTTAGGGCCTGGTTTAGCTCTTTTCCTAAGTAGAATTTTCTTTGATGGAGCAACCATGACTAAACCTATTCAATTGGATAATAAAATGCCAAGGCCACTAAACGGGGTATTTGCTCAAAACTCATTTTTGGATTTGGTATTTAACCAATATGCAACAGTATATATAGCGTTTATTTTAGTTTTGGTAGTTTGGTATTTACTATATAAGACCAGATTAGGACTAAGAATTAGATCTGTTGGAGAACATCCAAGAGCTGCAGATACATTAGGTATAAATGTATTTAAAACAAAATATCTTGCTGTAATACTTTCTGGAGTCTTTGCAGGTTTTGGTGGAGCTGCTATGAGTTTAGCAGTGGTATCAAATTTTAGACAAACTTTGATATCGGGGCAAGGTTTTATAGCCTTAGCAGCAATGATATTTGGAAAGTGGACACCACATGGTTCTATGTGGGCTTGTTTAATCTTTGGTTTAGCACAGGGATTAGTAGTATATTTAGGTGGTACAGATATAGCAGTATCATCTCAATTGCTAGCTATGATCCCTTATGTAATTACCTTAGTAATCCTTATGGGATTTGTAGGTAGAGCA is a window of Anaerosalibacter sp. Marseille-P3206 DNA encoding:
- a CDS encoding ABC transporter permease; the encoded protein is MKGNKLKFTIIAILLGLVIGAIILLITGYNPLEAYGIMIRGVFGKPKFISWTIIKSTPLILTGISVAFAFKTGLFNIGAEGQFIIGALVATLVGYFWHLPPVIHAIVALLMACLAAAIWGGIAGLLKSKFGVNEVITTIMLNWIALYFSNFMVFWDKFKRPESEASQKILESASIGLPESWKALFGGFFDAPINWGFLIAILVAFYVRHILKNTTLGYELRAVGFNKDAAEYGGINVKKNTVIAMMIAGGIAGLAGAVHVLGVTREVSILAAMEGNGFDGIAVSLIGANNPIGCIFAGLLFGALKYGGYKIQPGMGAPSEIINIVIGIIVLFIAMPKLIEMFKMRRVKKRGEEVESIK
- a CDS encoding BMP family lipoprotein codes for the protein MSKKIIAVLMIAVLAFSLVACTDSGKSDEGKTDEGKVESDLKVAMVTDVGGVNDQSFNQSAWEGLQQAEKDFGVKVSYQESHQDADFVPNLETLVDAENDMIWGIGFKLGDAIKEAAEKNPDTKYGIVDFSYGDKTPENVVGVVFKAEQPSFLVGYIAAKMTETGTVGFVGGMEGDVIWGFDYGFHAGVAYANKVNGTDVKVLRQYAESFNDAAKGKAITNSMYQQGADIVFHAAGGVGDGVIEAAKEQGKWAIGVDRDQNYMAPDNVLTSAMKRVDQGIYLIVKDLADGKFTGGETVVLGLKEGAVDIAPTSDKHVPKEILDEVEGLKKDIIDEKIVVPVNEKTFEEYLETLE
- a CDS encoding ABC transporter permease — translated: MYAAPLMYTALGGVISENSGVVNIGLEGMMTIGAFVGATVGYYSGNPWLAFLAAGLAGGILALLHAIACVTFTAEQVVSGIAINFLGPGLALFLSRIFFDGATMTKPIQLDNKMPRPLNGVFAQNSFLDLVFNQYATVYIAFILVLVVWYLLYKTRLGLRIRSVGEHPRAADTLGINVFKTKYLAVILSGVFAGFGGAAMSLAVVSNFRQTLISGQGFIALAAMIFGKWTPHGSMWACLIFGLAQGLVVYLGGTDIAVSSQLLAMIPYVITLVILMGFVGRATGPAANGIPYQKNQE
- a CDS encoding ABC transporter ATP-binding protein; this translates as MKGITKKFGNFVANDNIDLTVHKGEIHALLGENGAGKTTLMNVLYGLYTPTSGEIMINGEKVEITNPNIAIQHGIGMVHQHFMLVDVFTVVENIMLGMETTVKKGNWDTGRLDVKKARQQVEELSKKYGLYVDPDAKIEDITVGMQQRVEILKALYRGADILIFDEPTAVLTPQEIDELIDIMKNLTSQGKTIIIITHKLKEIKQSADFCTIIRRGKKIDTVKVSEVTEEELAEKMVGRQVNFVVDKKELEKGEVVLDIDNIVVKDNRKLNAVDGLSLKLHGGEILGIAGIDGNGQSELIEGITGLRPIESGKVMLKGEDVANSTPKHIIEKGMSTIPEDRQRRGLVLDFTIGENFILENYHKAPFSKNGRLQHPQISKNAKELIEKFDVRPQDENQYAKALSGGNQQKVIIAREVSNDPDVLIAAQPTRGLDVGAIEFVHKSLVEQRDRGKAVLLISFELDEIMNLSDRIAVIYDGKIVSILDAKEADEKTLGYLMAGGGVDDERQ